GAAACGGTCGAGGCGGAGCGTCACGCGATCAAAACACTCGCCATCGGCGACTTTCACCCCATCAATGTTCGCCGCCTTGCGATACTCGAACAGCTCCAATCCATTGCAGATGCGCGCGACCAGACAGTCCGCCAGATTGTGCTCGCGCTGTCGTTGCCTGACTCCACCGCGTCGTTGCACCTCCTGCTCGATCGCTGGCAAGGATCGGAGGCGTCCACCGTTCGTCGTCATCACGAGACCTTGATGGCCACCGCCAAGCATGTGCGTGAAGAGATCAAGCAGAACGTGGTCCTCATCGATGGCATTCGAGGGTTTGTCGAACACGCCTTGACCGCCGGAGCAGCCGCTCTGACGGACGGCAAGGCGTACAACCGGACGGGGAAGCCTGCGCTCGCACACCCGTCATCAGCCGTCCTCTACCAGCAGGGATAGCCTATGGGTGGCTTAAACTCCCTCTTTGACATCGCCAGGACTGCCCTGAACACCGCTCAGCAAGCGCTGACGGTCAGTGGGCATAACATCTCCAACGTCAATACTCCGGGCTTTTCACGACAGGAAGCCGTCTTGACGGAGCGGCCGCCGATTAACGGACAACCCGGCATGTCGGGGACCGGCGTGCAGGCCACTTCGATCCGACGCCATGTCGATCGTTTCGTCGAGCAACAGCTCACCGTGTCCGACCAAACGCTCGGGCGTCTATCCGTAACTCGAGACGAGCTCTTTCGATTGCAGAATATATTCGGCGATAGTAACGATCAGGGCATCGGGGCCGCCCTCAGCGAGTTTTTTCAGGGGTTGCAGGATGTCTCGACATCGCCGGGCGAGTCCACGGCACGGTCGGTCTTGCTGGGCAAAGCGAGTCAATTGACGGCAAGTCTCAACCAAGCCGCAGCGGATCTCACCAACGCCCGATCTTCCTTGAATTTCCAGGTCTCGCAAACCATCACCGAGATCAATAGCCTCACGACTCAGTTGGCCGAACTGAACGGAAAGATTGTCACCGCGGAAGTCACGGGGCAGAATGCCAACGACCTCAGGGACCAGCGCCAGCTGGCGCTCAACGAGTTAGCCCAGCGCATCGATATCACCAGCATTGAAAGCAGCACCGGAGGGCTCAGCATATTCGCAGCTCGCGGGCAGGTTGTCGTGGAAGGCGACACGCATCGCAATCTGGAAGCGGTCGCCTCCGCGAACAATGAGGGGCTCTTCGAAGTCGGATATTCGACAGGCGGAATCAGGACCGTCAGTCTCGACCGGCAGATCACCAGCGGCCGCCTTCGCGCCTTGCTTGATTTGCGAGACACCACGGTTCAGGGCCTGCAAGATCAATTTGATCGCATTGCCTCGACGCTCTCGAATGCGGTCAACCTGATTCATCGGCAGGGCTACGGTCTTGACGGGTCTACGGGGCGAGACTTTTTTACGCCGCCCGCGGTCACAACTCAGGCGGATTCCAACAATCAGGGAACGGCGGCGATCGGCAGCGGAACCGTCACCGCAAACAGTTTGCTGACTTTCCACGACTACGAGGTCCGGTTTACTTCAGCGACGGCGTACTCGATCGTGGACACCACCACTGGAGCCACCATTCGGGGCAATTATACCGGCACCGCTATTACGGCCCCTTCGAGTGCCGCGCCGCTCGCCATCATCACCGGAACCAACGACGCCTTGACCGTCTCAGTCGACGGGGTAACGTCCGGAACCATCACGCTGACAGGTGCCACATCTCCTGGCCAGGCCTATACCTCCGGCGCGGCGCTGGCCCAGGAAATCCAGACACAGATCAATGCCGATGCCACATTGCAAGCCGCAGGGTTGACGGTATCGGTTACCTTCGACACGATCACCAACCGCGTCGTCTTGACATCCAACGGAACCGGCGCCTCCTCGGCGGTGAATGTGACCGGCGGCAATGCCAGGACCAGTCTCGGTCTGCTGGGCGGGACCAGCACGGCGGCATCCGGCACCTATAGCGCCCCTTCCACGTTCATTTTTGATGGCATCAGCGCCACGCTGTCTGGCGCCCCGGCGGCGAATGACGTGTTTCGAGTCAACTCGTATCGCGACAGCGCGGGCAACGTTGCCGTCGCCCTTACGAATCCGGCCACGGTCGCCGCCTCCTCCACACGGGCCGGGATCCCCGGCAACAACACGACACTGCTCCAACTCGTGGCGCTCCAGCACACACAGTTTGCGAGTCTAAATAACAACACATTGCATGACGCCTATCGCAGCACCGCGGCCACTCTCGGAGTCTCCGCACAAACGGCCGATCGTGAGCAAACGGCACAGGAAATCCTCCGCGATCAAATCGACACCTTCCGGGCACAAGTGTCAGGCGTCTCGATCGATGAGGAGCTCGTGAATCTCATCAAGTTTCAACGGGGATTTGAAGCGGCAGCGCGCTTGATCCGTGTGACCGACGAGATGTTCGACACCTTGTTGTCGCTGAAGCGCTAAAAAGAAGGATGCCTTATGCGTGTGACTGAGCAACAAACGTTCGGCGTGCTGGTCAATAACTTGCAACGTTCCCGCGCACGGTCCTTGGAGCTGCAACAGCAGGTCTCGACTGGCAAGAAAGTGCGGAAGCCGTCCGATGACCCCAGCGCCTTCAACCATATCAGCCTCGACAAGGCCTCTGTCTCGTCGATTGAGCAACGGCTACGGAATATTTCCTTCGGCAGGACACGCCTCGATCTGAGCGATAAACTCCTGAGCAGCACGACAGACACTCTCAGCCGTGTCCAAGAGCTCGCCGTCCAGTTCGGTAGCGATACGAACGGGCCGGCGGAACGCGTCATCGGTTCCCGCGAAGTCCGTCAGCTCTACTCCCTGGTCCAGCAATATGCCAATGCAGAGTTGAACGGGCAGCCGGTGTTTACCGGTACCAGCACCCACGGCCGAACGACCGGGCTCGCGATTACGACGCCCGTCACGCTGACCAACGGCACCAACGATACGCTCGTGGTCTCGGTCGACGGCGTCACTTCCGGCATCATCGATCTGACCTCGGCCACGGGTAGCTTGACCGGCGCTCAACTCGCCGCCCGGGTCCAAACGCAGATCAATGCCGATGCCGCACTAACCGCAGCGGGGAAACACGTGACGGTGACGTTTGAGACAGATCATCTCGTCATTGCGTCCGACACGCATGGATCGGACTCCACCGTGACGGTGACCGGAGGCACCTCTCGCGCTGCGTTAGGGCTGGTGGGGGGGAGCCGGACAACCGGAGATAAGCCTTTTGCACTCACGGCCACGACCAGCCCTGGATCGACCAATACCGGTGGCGCGGTGGTCAGCCAAGGGACCGTCGTAGATGACAATCTCGTCACCTTGGACGACTACGTGATCCGGTTTTCATCGGCAACCCAGTATGACGTCTTGGATGTGACCGTCCCGGTGAATGTGACCAGGAACAGCGCCAATACGGGGGGAGCCTTTGCCTCTGATGCAGGGATTATCGGACCGGCCAATTTGACGCTCAATTCCTATGCGATCCAGTTCACCTCCAGTACCCAATACAACAT
This genomic stretch from Nitrospira sp. harbors:
- the flgN gene encoding flagellar export chaperone FlgN, with the protein product MPSVSTALSAQLVTILLRELAACQSLLETVEAERHAIKTLAIGDFHPINVRRLAILEQLQSIADARDQTVRQIVLALSLPDSTASLHLLLDRWQGSEASTVRRHHETLMATAKHVREEIKQNVVLIDGIRGFVEHALTAGAAALTDGKAYNRTGKPALAHPSSAVLYQQG
- the flgK gene encoding flagellar hook-associated protein FlgK, with translation MGGLNSLFDIARTALNTAQQALTVSGHNISNVNTPGFSRQEAVLTERPPINGQPGMSGTGVQATSIRRHVDRFVEQQLTVSDQTLGRLSVTRDELFRLQNIFGDSNDQGIGAALSEFFQGLQDVSTSPGESTARSVLLGKASQLTASLNQAAADLTNARSSLNFQVSQTITEINSLTTQLAELNGKIVTAEVTGQNANDLRDQRQLALNELAQRIDITSIESSTGGLSIFAARGQVVVEGDTHRNLEAVASANNEGLFEVGYSTGGIRTVSLDRQITSGRLRALLDLRDTTVQGLQDQFDRIASTLSNAVNLIHRQGYGLDGSTGRDFFTPPAVTTQADSNNQGTAAIGSGTVTANSLLTFHDYEVRFTSATAYSIVDTTTGATIRGNYTGTAITAPSSAAPLAIITGTNDALTVSVDGVTSGTITLTGATSPGQAYTSGAALAQEIQTQINADATLQAAGLTVSVTFDTITNRVVLTSNGTGASSAVNVTGGNARTSLGLLGGTSTAASGTYSAPSTFIFDGISATLSGAPAANDVFRVNSYRDSAGNVAVALTNPATVAASSTRAGIPGNNTTLLQLVALQHTQFASLNNNTLHDAYRSTAATLGVSAQTADREQTAQEILRDQIDTFRAQVSGVSIDEELVNLIKFQRGFEAAARLIRVTDEMFDTLLSLKR
- a CDS encoding flagellin; amino-acid sequence: MRVTEQQTFGVLVNNLQRSRARSLELQQQVSTGKKVRKPSDDPSAFNHISLDKASVSSIEQRLRNISFGRTRLDLSDKLLSSTTDTLSRVQELAVQFGSDTNGPAERVIGSREVRQLYSLVQQYANAELNGQPVFTGTSTHGRTTGLAITTPVTLTNGTNDTLVVSVDGVTSGIIDLTSATGSLTGAQLAARVQTQINADAALTAAGKHVTVTFETDHLVIASDTHGSDSTVTVTGGTSRAALGLVGGSRTTGDKPFALTATTSPGSTNTGGAVVSQGTVVDDNLVTLDDYVIRFSSATQYDVLDVTVPVNVTRNSANTGGAFASDAGIIGPANLTLNSYAIQFTSSTQYNIVNTTTSATVSSGNTYVSGNAVEFDGLRVVLSNSDRGGPQSGDAYAVSLAPRTVLANQTYSTGSDISFDGIRLQLSTGSGAPATGDRFAVVTGLQYQGDAGVHQVEVGNNQVVPTNVSGDRVFSGPNIDLFDSIKTLVTSLRTNYRGGIRDTIGDVGTGLSQAGAVLGEVGALSNRLTGSAGRLDEFKSFFTQTLSETEDVDLAKAISDLTLQQYAIEAASRTLNQLFGNSLLKYLQ